One window from the genome of Armatimonadota bacterium encodes:
- a CDS encoding TrpB-like pyridoxal phosphate-dependent enzyme produces the protein MEQRQFVLSQRDMPTQWYNISADLDQTPPPLHPATNQPCKPEDLAPIFPMGVIEQEMSTQRWIDIPEPVLEKLALWRPSPLYRAIFLEEALGTPAKIYYKYEGASPAGSHKLNTAIAQAYYNKLEGTKRIATETGAGQWGSALSMACSFFGIGCTVYMVRCSFTQKPYRKSLMHVYGAEVYPSPSEQTNFGRKILSKDPDCPGSLGIAISEALEDTVTHDNVKYSLGSVLNHVVLHQSAIGLESKKQMEMAGVYPDVVIGCVGGGSNFGGIVVPFMADKIAGKNVRATAVEPKACPTLTEGPYKYDFGDTAQMTPLLKMHSLGADFIPPAIHAGGLRYHGMAPLVSLLKDKGLIDAVALDQVDVFEAAVLFARTEGIIPAPESAHAICEAINEANRAKEAGKQTVILFNLSGHGFLDLGAYDNYFQDKIQSTAACNNG, from the coding sequence ATGGAACAACGTCAGTTCGTCCTCTCGCAACGAGATATGCCGACGCAGTGGTATAACATTTCCGCAGACCTAGACCAAACTCCGCCGCCGCTTCATCCCGCCACAAACCAGCCCTGCAAACCTGAAGACCTGGCGCCAATATTTCCGATGGGCGTCATTGAACAGGAGATGAGCACGCAAAGGTGGATAGATATCCCCGAGCCCGTGCTTGAAAAGCTGGCTCTCTGGCGTCCATCGCCTTTATACAGGGCGATATTTCTTGAAGAAGCGCTTGGCACGCCTGCGAAGATATACTACAAATATGAAGGCGCAAGCCCAGCCGGAAGTCATAAGCTCAATACGGCAATAGCTCAAGCTTACTACAACAAACTTGAAGGCACGAAACGGATCGCCACCGAGACAGGTGCGGGACAGTGGGGAAGCGCATTGTCTATGGCGTGCAGTTTCTTCGGGATAGGCTGCACGGTATATATGGTCCGCTGCAGCTTTACACAGAAGCCTTATCGTAAGTCGCTGATGCATGTTTATGGGGCTGAGGTCTACCCAAGCCCTAGCGAACAAACCAACTTCGGCAGAAAAATCCTCTCCAAAGACCCTGACTGTCCGGGAAGCCTTGGGATTGCGATCAGTGAAGCGCTTGAAGATACGGTGACACATGATAACGTTAAATATTCGCTGGGCAGCGTGCTGAACCATGTCGTTCTGCATCAGAGCGCTATCGGACTGGAATCGAAGAAGCAGATGGAGATGGCAGGAGTATATCCCGATGTCGTGATCGGATGCGTGGGCGGCGGGAGCAACTTCGGCGGGATTGTGGTGCCGTTTATGGCCGACAAGATAGCCGGCAAAAATGTAAGAGCGACGGCCGTCGAACCAAAGGCTTGCCCTACCCTGACAGAAGGCCCTTACAAATATGACTTCGGCGACACGGCTCAAATGACTCCTCTGCTCAAAATGCACTCACTGGGCGCGGACTTCATTCCGCCCGCGATTCATGCCGGGGGGCTCAGATACCATGGTATGGCTCCGCTGGTAAGTCTTCTGAAGGACAAAGGCTTGATCGACGCTGTGGCGCTCGATCAGGTGGATGTGTTTGAGGCAGCCGTGCTGTTTGCCAGGACTGAGGGCATCATTCCTGCGCCGGAATCCGCTCATGCTATCTGCGAAGCCATAAATGAAGCGAATCGAGCGAAGGAAGCCGGCAAGCAAACCGTTATCCTCTTCAACTTGAGCGGTCACGGGTTCCTTGACCTGGGCGCATATGACAACTACTTCCAGGACAAGATTCAAAGCACTGCTGCATGTAACAATGGATAG
- the secG gene encoding preprotein translocase subunit SecG, translated as MLKGIFIALQVISALALIAIVMSQATKSEGLSGTIGGKTESAFHGKPGIEERLEELTKWSAISFMVLSAIVMYVVR; from the coding sequence ATGTTGAAGGGTATATTTATCGCTCTACAAGTGATCAGCGCTTTAGCGCTTATAGCTATCGTAATGTCTCAGGCAACTAAAAGCGAGGGCTTGAGCGGCACTATCGGTGGAAAGACCGAATCTGCGTTTCATGGAAAACCGGGCATCGAGGAAAGACTTGAAGAACTCACCAAATGGTCCGCTATCAGTTTTATGGTGTTGAGCGCGATCGTTATGTATGTTGTTCGGTGA
- a CDS encoding bifunctional riboflavin kinase/FAD synthetase, translating into MSIIYGLDNVRSEQHGRAVAIGVFDGVHWGHRAIFERLVQVAGERGIRSAALTFDKHPAEILAPTRAPQYINSLDQRIELIEALGVEEVIVAEFDHRLANLTREDFVDSILLEKLHTKQVVVGSNFRFGKDRAGDIRYLNEISEDIGIGITAVSAVIVDGGPASSTRIRAFISRGDMEEAAKLLGRRFALRGDVVKGEQIGRTLGFPTANIRTAPRQIIPARGVYAVESSISNTTYSGVCNIGRRPTFGGDTTTIEVHFSDFIGDLYGKKLDIAFCRRLRDEMTFESPEKLVEQIRIDIEKASGTSITEFDTTHLR; encoded by the coding sequence ATGAGCATTATATACGGTTTGGACAATGTAAGGAGTGAGCAGCATGGGCGTGCGGTTGCAATAGGGGTATTCGACGGCGTCCACTGGGGCCATCGGGCAATCTTTGAGCGGCTGGTACAAGTGGCAGGCGAGCGTGGAATTAGGAGCGCTGCGCTAACATTCGACAAACACCCTGCTGAAATTCTTGCGCCCACTCGCGCCCCGCAATATATAAACAGCCTCGACCAAAGGATAGAACTCATAGAAGCCCTGGGAGTCGAGGAGGTAATAGTAGCGGAGTTTGACCACAGACTCGCGAACCTGACGCGTGAAGACTTTGTCGACTCAATACTCCTGGAAAAGCTGCATACTAAACAGGTTGTGGTTGGCTCGAATTTCAGATTCGGCAAAGACCGCGCGGGTGATATTCGTTACCTTAACGAGATTTCGGAAGATATTGGTATCGGAATCACTGCGGTTTCCGCCGTAATTGTTGACGGAGGACCTGCAAGCAGCACTCGCATTCGCGCGTTCATATCTCGGGGCGACATGGAGGAGGCTGCGAAACTCCTCGGCAGACGGTTTGCGCTGCGCGGCGATGTGGTTAAAGGAGAACAGATCGGTCGCACACTCGGCTTCCCGACAGCCAACATAAGAACAGCCCCGCGTCAAATTATCCCCGCACGCGGTGTATATGCAGTTGAATCATCTATTTCTAATACCACTTACAGTGGAGTATGTAATATTGGCCGCAGGCCGACATTCGGCGGCGACACCACCACTATTGAAGTGCATTTTTCCGACTTCATTGGTGACCTCTATGGAAAAAAACTGGATATAGCCTTCTGCCGACGCCTGCGCGATGAGATGACTTTTGAAAGCCCAGAAAAACTGGTAGAACAGATCAGAATAGATATAGAGAAAGCCAGTGGGACGTCAATAACAGAATTTGACACTACCCATCTCCGCTGA
- a CDS encoding glycosyltransferase family 4 protein has protein sequence MMRIVHMTSVHAPYDVRIFHKECKTLAAAGHDVTYIVSGPCDEQRDGVKFLSVPLPSNRKERMLKTTREVYRAAMKLDADVYHFHDSELIPTGWLLKARGKRVIYDVHEELASDILYKDWVPAWVRPGLALGATVVQHISSWVFDGIIASRPALAESFSKRKTTLVNNFPILGELVKAECVPFRDRPGIAAYVGGLTAERGIPEIIEALGKLPDDIDFEVHIAGEFYPAALEERVRSMPGWKRVRMLGWQSREQVADLLNRARFGLIMFLPIANHVRSFPTKMFEYMSAGLPILASDMDLWREIVEKPGFGKVVNPKDTDALANMFRWMLEHESECEEMGRCGCEAVQREYNWDVDAKKLLALYDKLGAKKR, from the coding sequence ATGATGCGGATAGTACACATGACTTCTGTACACGCACCCTACGATGTGCGTATATTTCATAAGGAATGCAAGACACTTGCCGCAGCGGGCCACGATGTCACATATATTGTGTCGGGGCCATGCGATGAGCAACGAGACGGTGTAAAGTTTTTGTCAGTGCCGCTTCCTTCAAACCGAAAAGAGAGGATGCTCAAAACAACTCGTGAGGTCTATCGGGCTGCAATGAAACTGGATGCGGATGTTTATCACTTTCACGATTCAGAACTCATCCCTACAGGCTGGCTCCTGAAGGCCAGGGGAAAGCGGGTCATATATGACGTGCATGAAGAACTTGCATCGGATATCTTATATAAGGATTGGGTGCCTGCATGGGTCCGTCCCGGACTGGCTCTGGGGGCGACAGTGGTGCAACATATATCATCTTGGGTATTTGACGGCATAATCGCTTCGCGGCCAGCTCTTGCCGAGAGTTTTTCTAAAAGGAAGACCACGCTTGTAAACAACTTCCCTATTCTCGGAGAATTGGTAAAAGCGGAGTGTGTGCCGTTCAGAGACAGACCCGGAATTGCCGCATATGTAGGAGGGCTAACTGCTGAGCGAGGGATTCCGGAAATTATTGAAGCTTTAGGTAAACTGCCCGACGATATCGATTTTGAAGTTCACATCGCGGGAGAGTTTTATCCTGCAGCGCTTGAGGAGCGAGTTCGTAGCATGCCCGGCTGGAAGCGGGTTCGAATGCTTGGCTGGCAATCACGAGAGCAGGTTGCCGATCTGCTGAACCGTGCCCGTTTCGGTCTGATTATGTTTCTCCCCATAGCCAACCATGTGCGGAGCTTTCCTACTAAGATGTTCGAATATATGTCCGCAGGACTACCAATATTGGCTTCCGACATGGATTTGTGGCGCGAGATAGTCGAAAAGCCCGGTTTTGGAAAAGTTGTTAATCCAAAAGATACCGACGCGCTTGCGAATATGTTCCGATGGATGCTTGAGCATGAAAGCGAGTGCGAAGAAATGGGCAGATGCGGTTGTGAAGCAGTGCAGCGCGAATACAATTGGGACGTAGACGCAAAAAAACTACTTGCACTCTATGATAAACTCGGCGCAAAAAAGCGCTGA